A stretch of Acropora palmata chromosome 9, jaAcrPala1.3, whole genome shotgun sequence DNA encodes these proteins:
- the LOC141892649 gene encoding uncharacterized protein LOC141892649 yields MDSSESERVPSIEELCRKIPILSEYCVKLEDSVKRRYLEKIAEVGVDPVTIPDQQFDTECLPPIEAMDLLSYLVLETSFYTKEQFKAYKSLEAYNFLVSGFLTSIQGCIVAGKHIVTGKVRHSQRMNDALISVWILAEKDGTVRSAHCVGCKAGLSESCSHVASVLFYVEAWTRIRGQLACTQVKCSWLLPSFVKDVPYARMRDINLASARKLKADLDKTIDSLSENSEAQATFFTASRRELTVDVPTEAEMDTFYKSLDRSKIKPVALSYQALL; encoded by the coding sequence ATGGATTCTTCGGAAAGTGAACGCGTCCCTTCGATTGAGGAGCTTTGTAGGAAAATCCCAATATTGTCGGAGTATTGCGTAAAACTCGAGGACAGCGTAAAACGAagatatttagaaaaaatCGCCGAAGTTGGAGTCGATCCGGTCACCATTCCCGATCAACAGTTTGACACGGAGTGCCTTCCTCCCATCGAAGCGATGGATTTGTTAAGCTACTTGGTTTTGGAAACAAGTTTCTACACCAAAGAGCAGTTTAAAGCCTACAAGAGTTTAGAGGCCTACAACTTTCTGGTGTCAGGATTTCTAACAAGTATTCAAGGTTGCATTGTCGCTGGTAAGCACATCGTCACAGGAAAAGTGAGACATTCCCAGAGAATGAATGACGCTTTGATCTCTGTCTGGATATTAGCCGAAAAAGATGGAACAGTCAGATCAGCTCACTGCGTAGGATGCAAAGCAGGACTCTCAGAATCGTGCTCACACGTAGCAAGCGTGTTGTTTTACGTGGAAGCTTGGACAAGAATTCGAGGTCAGTTGGCTTGCACACAAGTGAAATGCTCGTGGCTTTTACCATCATTTGTGAAAGACGTTCCATATGCTAGAATGCGGGACATAAATTTGGCCTCCGCCAGAAAACTGAAAGCGGATTTAGATAAAACAATCGATAGCTTAAGCGAAAACAGCGAGGCTCAGGCAACATTCTTCACCGCCAGCAGAAGAGAACTAACAGTGGACGTTCCCACAGAAGCTGAAATGGACACCTTCTACAAAAGTTTAGAcagatcaaaaattaaaccgGTAGCATTGTCTTATCAAGCCCTACTCTGA